The DNA sequence CGCAAGGCATTGGGTTCGCGGACGAAGATGTTCGACATCACCTCGTCGCCCCAGTCTTCGGGGATTTCTTTCCAGCGTGCATGCGCTTCCTGAAGGAACGTCAGATACGGCGCGCCATGCACCGCCAGCAAGGGTGCGAGACCTGCATCGACCGGCTGATCGACACTGAAACCCAGACCGTGAGCGGCCTGCACCAGACGCTGGGCACGCTCGGGGACTTCCTGCGGCGTACGCATCTGCCCGCGCGAGTAATAGCTGCGTGGATGGTGGAGCAATTGTTCGGGGTGGAAAAAACTGCGCATAGTGATACCTGTCAGTTAACGAATATCTTGAATCCGGCACCGCCAACTGTGGGAGCGGGCTTGCCCGCGAATGCGTCCTTTCAGCCAACATTGCAGTGACGGACACTCCGCTTTCGTCGGATCGCCGCCCGGAGCAAGCTCGCTCCCACAGGGATTGCGTTTATTCGGCTCGACCGGCGCGGGCCAGCACGGCGTTGAGCAATACATCGGTGCCCTGCTTCACATCCTCGGGCAACACGTCTTCGGCCTCGTTATGGCTCAAGCCCCCGACACACGGAATGAACACCATCGCCGTCGGGCAGTAGCGCGCCAGGTGAATCGCGTCATGCCCGGCGCCGCTGACAATCGATTGCTGAGCGTAGCCCAGCGCATCCACCGCCTCTTGCACGGCCGCCACACACTCGGCGTCGAACGGCGTGGCCGGGCTGATCCAGTGCGGGGTGATCGTCAGGCTCAGGCCTCGGCCTTCGGCGATGGCCTGCAACCGGGCGCGGACTTGTTGTTCCATGGCGGCGATGGCGTCGTCGCGGTGATGACGCAGATCGACGGTGAAATTCACCAGCCCCGGAATGGTGTTGCGCGAGGACTTGTTGATGCTCAACTCGCCGACCGTGGTCAGGCCTTCGGGGGCAAAATCTGCGGCCAGACCTTCAATCGCCTGAATCATCCGCGCCACGCCGTACAGCGCATCTTTGCGCAGCGGCATCGGCGTGGTGCCGGCGTGGGCGGCCATGCCTTCCACGCGCACGTCGAGCCAGCGGATCGCCTGACCGCCCGTGACCACGCCGATGCTTTTGGCATTGTCTTCGAGGATCGGGCCTTGCTCGATGTGCGCTTCAAAATACGCATCCACCGCGCCGCCCAACGGACGCTCACCGGCGTAACCGGTACGCTGCAAGGCCTCGGCAACGCTGATGCCATCGACATCACGCACCGCCAGCGCAGCGTTCAGATCCATGATCCCGGTGAACACTGCCGAGCCGAACATGGCCGGGGTGAAGCGCGCGCCTTCTTCGTTGGTCCACACCGCCACTTCCAGCGGCTTGCGGGTCTGGATGTTCAGGTCATTGAGGCAACGCACCACTTCCAGGCCGGCGAGCACGCCGTAGACACCATCGAAACGCCCGCCTTCGGGCTGGGTGTCGAGGTGGCTGCCCATCATCACCGGCGCGGCGTCCGGATCGGTGCCGGCGCGGCGGGCGAACAGGTTGCCGATGGCGTCCACGCTCAGGGTCATGCCGGCTTCGCGGCACCAGTGCGCAAACAATTCGCGACCGGCCTTGTCTTCGTCGCTCAATGCCAGACGGCAACTGCCGCCTCGGGCTGTCGCACCGATTTCGGCCATGGCCATCAGGCTCGCCCAAAGGCGTTCGCCATTGATCTTCAACATGAGGTTCTCCTGAAATTCCGGGTTAGGCACGGGCCAGTTCCGCGCTTTGGGCGCTGGCGTGACGACGGGCGAGGGACAGCACGCAGACCAGCGAAATGCCGGCGATCAGGCTGTAGAACAGCGCCATCGGCCACCATTGCCCGGTGAACTTGTGCGCCAGCATCGTGCCGATCAGCGGCGTCAGCCCACCGGCCACCGCGCCGCAGATCTGATAGGCCAGCGAGATCGCGGTGTAGCGCACGCGAGTCTCGAACATGCCGCTGACGTACCCGGCGATCACCGCGTAGAACGAAGCCATGCACACCACCGCCAGTGCGATGCCGAGGATGATCAGCGGCGCCTGGGCCGAGCTGACCAGTACGAACATCGGGTACGGCGAGGCCATCGCCAGCAGTGACACCAGGCACAGGAAACGCGTGGCGCCGATCTTCTCGGCCATCCACGCCGCCAGCGGCTGAATGCAGAACTGGATGAGCGCAACAAAGAACAGGCATTCGAGAATCAGTGAACGCGGCAGCGCCAGTTGTTGAGTGGTGTAGGCGATCATGAAGGTGTTGGTGAAATACACCCCGGCGATGCCCAGCGTGTTGGCGCCGATGCACAGCAACAGGGGACGCCACGCGGTGCGCAGCACATCCATTACCGGCGCCTGTTCTTTTTTGATTTGCTTGCTGGCCTGCTCGCGGCTGGCGAGGAATTCCGGCGACTCGTTCACGCCCAGGCGAATCGCCAGCCCCACCAACAGCAACAGCGCACTGGCGAGGAACGGCAGACGCCAGCCCCAGCTCATCAGGTCTTCTTCCGGCAAACGGGTCACCGCGCTAAAGGCCAACAGCGACAGAATCAAACCTGCCGGACTACCCAGTTGCGCGAACGAGGCGAAGAAATTGCGTCGGCCCTTCGGTGCATGCTCGCCGGCCATCAACACCGCCCCGCCCCACTCGCCACCGACGGCGATGCCCTGGACGATGCGCAGCAGAATCAGCAGCACCGGTGCCGTCGCGCCAATCTGCGCATAAGTCGGCAGCAGGCCGATGCACACCGTCACTACGCCCATCATCAACAGCGTGATGATCAGCGATTTCTTGCGGCCGATACGGTCGCCGATGTGGCCGAAAATGATCCCGCCCAACGGCCGGGCAAAGAAGCCCACGGCGAAGGTGCCGAACGCAGCCATGGTGCTGAACAGCGGATCGTCGGAAGGAAAGAACAGCGCGCCGAACACCAGCGCGGCGGCGGTGGCGTAGATGTAAAAGTCGTACCACTCGATCATGGTGCCGATGAAGGCTGCGGCCGCCGCACGGCGCGGCTGGTTAGAAGCGTGGGGCTTCATGGGGTCGGGCTCCTTTGATTGTTTTTTTGGCAGGAGGAAAACGTAAATCCGAGGCGCTCTGACGGTGCCTGTCGTGGGGTGATTTATCGTCCCGGGGCTATGATTAGTCAATTTTCTATTTATTATTCCGATTATTACCTCACCTTATATTCGAGAGCCGCCATGGCCGAACGTGATGTGCAACGCCTGCTTAACGACCGCCTCGACTGGAATCTGCTGCGCACCTTCCGGGTGATCGGCCAGGAGCTGAGCATCAGCCGCGCCGCTGCGCGTCTGCACCTGACCCAACCGGCGGTGAGCCAGGCACTCAAGCGTCTGGAGGAACAATTGGGTCGCCAGTTGATTGCCCGGCGCGGCCCGCGCTTTGCCCTCACCGAAGTCGGCGAACAGATTTTCGAACTGGCCGGCGAGATCTACGGGCAAATGTCCCAGGTCAGCAACCTGCTGGAACAACCGGCCGACGAAGTGATCGGCAAGGTGCGACTGCTGATCATCAGCCGGATCTTTTCCGAGCGTTTCGATGACTTCCTCGCCGACTTTCATCGGCAGTATCCACGGGTGGATCTGGAGGTCGACGTGATGCGCAGTTCGGACATCGTCAGCGCGCTTCAGGAGAAAACCGCGACCCTCGGCCTGAGCCTCAATCGCCGCCCGCAACCGCGTCTGGAACAGCGCCTGTTCCTGCGTCAGCGCTATGCATTTTTCTGTGGCAAGCACCACGCGTTGTTTGGCCGACAGGACATCGGCGAAGGCGATTTGCAGCGGGAGAATTTCGTCAGTTTCACCAGTGACCAGATTGGCGGGATGCTCTCGCCGCTGACGATTTTTCGCGATCAGCAAGGCTTCAGTGGGCGCATCGTCGCCTCTTCGCCGAGCCTGGAAGAAGTGCGGCGACTGGTGATCGCCGGGTTCGGTATCGGTTGCCTGCCGGAGCACGTGGTGGCGGCGGACGTCGAGGCTGGATTGCTCTGGCGCCTGCCGCCTCACGAGGGCATTGCCGATGTCGACATTCATCTGCTGTGGAACCGCGAGCAGCGCATGAGCCGCGCCGAAACGCTGTTCATCGAACGCTTGCAGGCCTGTCTGGCGGATCAGTAACCGAGCAGGCGATCCGCGCTGTTGAGCAGTGGTTCGCCAGCATTCAGACGGCGGAAGTTCTCGGCGATCTGTTCGGCGATGCAGTCGTGGGAGGCCGCCGAGGCCATGTGCGGAGTGATGGTCACGCCCGGGGTTTTCCACAGCGAATGATCGGCGGGCAGCGGTTCCTGTTCGAAGACATCGAGCAGTGCACCGCGCAACTTTCCACGGGCCAGCGCCTGTTGCAGATCCTCAATGTTCAGATGCCCACCGCGACCGACGTTGACCAGCGCCGCGCCATTGGCCAGCCGCTCGAAAGTCTGGCGATTGAGGATGCCGCGAGTCTCGTGGGTGAGCGGCAACAGATTGATCAGCAACTCCACGCCGTCGAGGAACGGATTGAAGGCTTCAGTGCCGGCGAAGGTCTCCACGCCGGGTAAATCCTTGCTGCTGCGCGCCCAGCCTCGCACTTCGTAACCGGCACTGGTCAGGTCTTGGGCGATCGCGCTGCCGAGCGAGCCAAGGCCCATCACCCCGATCCTGAATTCATGGGCCGGGCGCTGCAGCGGTCGTTCCCAATGCAGTTGGCGCTGTTGCTCGAGCACTTGATCGAAGCCGCGATGAAAGTGAATCACCGCCCAGCGCACGTACTCGGTCATGCCTTGGCGATGGCCGGGATCGACAACCCGGCACACCGGCAGATCCGGGCAAGACGGATCGTGTTCCAGGTGATCGATCCCGGCGGCGACCGAGTGAATCACTTGCAGATTGGGCAACGCGGCGAGGCTGTCCGGCAGCGGAAACCAGCACGCGGCGATCTGCGCATTCGCCGCCCGGGGATCGTCGGCCAGCACTGCCGAAAGGTGCGGCGCACGGCGGGCAAAGGCTTCCTGCAGTTGTTTGAGCAACAGCGTGTCGCGGGACATCAGTGCAACGGTGTTCATGACAGATAGGACTCGCGCTGGGATTCGATCAGGGTCAGTGCGGCCTCCCAGGCCAGGTCGATGATGTTGTCCTGTTCATCACGGTCGAACTGTTCGGCGGTGTGGGCGCAGACTTCCGGCGACGGGAAATGCAGCTCACATCCGCCGGCCAGCGCCTGTACTTGCGCCTGACAGGCACGCTCCAGAAAGTGGATTTCCTGGAATGCCTGAGCAACGCCGGAGCCGCCGACCAGCAAGCCGTGGTTGCGCAGGATCATCGCGCGATGCGGGCCGAGGTCGGCGATCAAACGCTCACGTTCATCCAGCGACAGCGCGATGCCTTCGTAGGTGTGGTACGCGAGTTTTCCGTAGAACTTCAGTGCGTGCTGACTGATCGGCAGCAGGCCTTGTTTCTGCGCGGCGACAGCCATGCCGGCGGCGGTGTGGGTGTGGATCACGCAGTTCAGGTCCGGGCGCGCCATGTGGATTGCCGAGTGGATCACGAAGCCGGCGGCGTTGACCCGATGCCCGGCGTATTCAGGATCGACGATGTGTCCGTCCTGATCGATGCGCACCAGATCGGAAGCACGCATGCGGTCGAAAATCACCCCGTAGCGGTTGATCAGGAAATGATGCTCAGGCCCCGGAATCCGCAGGGTGATGTGGGTGTCGATCAGGTCGGTCATGCGAAAGTGCGCGATCAAGCGGTACAACGCCGCGAGCTCGCAACGGGCTTGCCATTCGATCGGGTCAATGTGGGCGGGCTTACTCACGAATACACCTCTTTGCTGGTATGAAGGACGACCGGGTTGGCCCGCAGACGCGCGAGGCCACAGACACCGATCAGGGACAGCGCGGACAGCAGCGTGAAGAACACTGCCAGCGGCAACCACTGTCCGGAAAACTTGCTGGCCAACAGCGTGCCGATCAGCGGCGTGGTACCGCCGGCGACGGCGCAGCTCAACTGGTAGGCGATGGAAATGCCCGAGTAGCGCAGGTGCACCGGGAACGCCTGGGTCATGTACCCGGCAATCACCGCATACAACGCCGAGAGAATCACCACCGCGACAGCAATGCCGAGGGTCATCAACAGGATGTTCTGAGTGCCGACCAGCAGGAACATCGGGTACGGCGTGACCATGCACAGCAACGCCACCAGCATCAGAAATCGCCCTTCGCCGATGCGCTCGGCGAGCAGTGCCGATAACGGTTGCGAGAGCAGTTGAATGATCGTCACCAGGAACAGGCAGTCGAGAATGGTCGCCCGCGGGATGCCCTGATATTGGGTGACGTAAGTGATCATGAACGTGTTGGTGAAGAAGAATCCCGCCGATCCGATAGTGACTGCGGCGGCAGCGAACAGAATCTGCCGCCAGCATTGGCGGATCACGTCTTTCACCGGGTATTTCGCGGTCTCGTTGTTGTCCCTGGCCTTGGCGAATTCCGGTGACTCATGTACACCGGAACGGATCATCAAGCCGACCATCATCAGCACGCCGCTGGCGAGAAACGGCAAACGCCATCCCCAGGCGAGGAAGTCTTCCGGCGACAGCGACGTCACCAGTCGGAAGGCAATCAACGCCAACAGCAAACCCGCCGGGCTGCCGAGCTGGGCGAACGAGGCATAGAAAGTCTTGCGTTTGGCCGGGGCGTGTTCGCTGGCCATCAACACCGCCCCGCCCCACTCGCCGCCGACAGAAATGCCCTGGATCAACCGGAGGACAATCAGCCCTATCGGCGCCCAGATTCCAACGCTGGCATAACTCGGCAACAGACCGATACCGGCGGTGGCCAGGCCCATCAGTGCCATGGTCACCAGGAGCATTTTCTTGCGACCGAGGCGATCACCCAGATGACCGAACACCATGCCGGCCATCGGCCGGGCGATGAAGCCAACGGCGAAACTGCCGAACGCGGCGAGCGTGCTGGTAACTGGATCACTGCTGGGGAAAAACACTTGCCCGAGCACCAGTGCGGCGGCGGTGGCGTAGATGTAGAAATCGTAGAATTCGATGGTCGTGCCAATGAAGGCAGCGGCCGCGGCGCGACGCGGCTGAGCGGTGGTGTGCATGCAAGAACCCTGTGTATTTATAGTTTTGGGCAGGTGTCGAGGCGGCTGACGGTCACGCTCTGTGGCGCTTGTGGGCTTTATCGCTTCCGTGACAGGATTAGTCAATTTTCAAAAACTTATCTTTACTATTAGCGTGGCTACTACATGACTTCTTCCGCTAATCCCTGGGTCGGCCGGCGCTTTCTCAACGACCGGCTGGACTGGAACCTGCTGCGCACCTATCTGGTGATCGGTCAGGAAGGCAGCATGAGCCGCGCCGCTGCCCGGCTGCACATCACTCAGTCGGCGGTCAGCCAGGCGTTGAAACGTCTCGAAGAACAACTGGATTGTGTGTTGATTGCCCGCAGCGGGCGGCGCTTTGATCTGACAGAAACCGGGGAAGAAGTCCTGCGGATTGCGGCGGATATCTACGGCGATATTTCCCGTCTGGGCACCGTGGTCGAGAACCGCCATGACGATGTCGTGGGCAAGATCCGTATCCTCACCGTCAGTGGCGTGCAGGCGCGGCATTACGATGAGTTTCTTGCGGACTTCCACGAAACTCACCCGAAAATCGAGCTGGAAGTCGAGGTGATGGGCAGCTCGAACATCATCAGTTCATTGCTGCAAAAGACCGCTACGATCGGCGTCGGACTGTGTCGTCTACCCCAGCCTCGGCTGGAGCAGCGGGTACTGTTCCGTGAGCGCTATGCGTACTTTTGTGGGCAACGGCATCGACTGTTCGGGCAACAGAATCTGACGCTGGAGCAACTGGCGGCGGAGAACTTTGTCAGCTTTACCAGTGATCAGCTCGGCGGCAATCTTTCGCCGTTGACGCTGTTTCGTGACCAGCAGGGCTTTACCGGCAAGATCGTCGCTTCCTCCACCAGTTTCGAAGAGATTTATCGTCTGATCTGTGCGGGGTTCGGGATTGGCTGTCTGCCGATTCACCTGGTGCGACGGGATGTCGAACAGGGTTTGCTGTGGCGCTTACCGCCGGAGGATGGGGTGGTGGATTTCGATATTCAGCTGCTGTGGAATCGCGAACAGAAGATGACTCAGGCAGAAACGGTGTTCCTCGACAGCTTCCAGCACATGCTCAGCTTGCGTGAGCCTGTGCTGTGAAGCTGCAGCGGGTTACACGTGGGGATCGCCCGGCGCTTTGGTCGGCGCCGCGTATTGCGGCTTGAGGTGACCGTCCTGGTCGAGTAGCCAGGCGTCCATGATCTGCCGCACCACGGGACCTGCGACGCGGCCACCGG is a window from the Pseudomonas gozinkensis genome containing:
- a CDS encoding Zn-dependent hydrolase gives rise to the protein MLKINGERLWASLMAMAEIGATARGGSCRLALSDEDKAGRELFAHWCREAGMTLSVDAIGNLFARRAGTDPDAAPVMMGSHLDTQPEGGRFDGVYGVLAGLEVVRCLNDLNIQTRKPLEVAVWTNEEGARFTPAMFGSAVFTGIMDLNAALAVRDVDGISVAEALQRTGYAGERPLGGAVDAYFEAHIEQGPILEDNAKSIGVVTGGQAIRWLDVRVEGMAAHAGTTPMPLRKDALYGVARMIQAIEGLAADFAPEGLTTVGELSINKSSRNTIPGLVNFTVDLRHHRDDAIAAMEQQVRARLQAIAEGRGLSLTITPHWISPATPFDAECVAAVQEAVDALGYAQQSIVSGAGHDAIHLARYCPTAMVFIPCVGGLSHNEAEDVLPEDVKQGTDVLLNAVLARAGRAE
- a CDS encoding MFS transporter; translated protein: MKPHASNQPRRAAAAAFIGTMIEWYDFYIYATAAALVFGALFFPSDDPLFSTMAAFGTFAVGFFARPLGGIIFGHIGDRIGRKKSLIITLLMMGVVTVCIGLLPTYAQIGATAPVLLILLRIVQGIAVGGEWGGAVLMAGEHAPKGRRNFFASFAQLGSPAGLILSLLAFSAVTRLPEEDLMSWGWRLPFLASALLLLVGLAIRLGVNESPEFLASREQASKQIKKEQAPVMDVLRTAWRPLLLCIGANTLGIAGVYFTNTFMIAYTTQQLALPRSLILECLFFVALIQFCIQPLAAWMAEKIGATRFLCLVSLLAMASPYPMFVLVSSAQAPLIILGIALAVVCMASFYAVIAGYVSGMFETRVRYTAISLAYQICGAVAGGLTPLIGTMLAHKFTGQWWPMALFYSLIAGISLVCVLSLARRHASAQSAELARA
- a CDS encoding LysR family transcriptional regulator codes for the protein MAERDVQRLLNDRLDWNLLRTFRVIGQELSISRAAARLHLTQPAVSQALKRLEEQLGRQLIARRGPRFALTEVGEQIFELAGEIYGQMSQVSNLLEQPADEVIGKVRLLIISRIFSERFDDFLADFHRQYPRVDLEVDVMRSSDIVSALQEKTATLGLSLNRRPQPRLEQRLFLRQRYAFFCGKHHALFGRQDIGEGDLQRENFVSFTSDQIGGMLSPLTIFRDQQGFSGRIVASSPSLEEVRRLVIAGFGIGCLPEHVVAADVEAGLLWRLPPHEGIADVDIHLLWNREQRMSRAETLFIERLQACLADQ
- a CDS encoding 2-hydroxyacid dehydrogenase, whose amino-acid sequence is MNTVALMSRDTLLLKQLQEAFARRAPHLSAVLADDPRAANAQIAACWFPLPDSLAALPNLQVIHSVAAGIDHLEHDPSCPDLPVCRVVDPGHRQGMTEYVRWAVIHFHRGFDQVLEQQRQLHWERPLQRPAHEFRIGVMGLGSLGSAIAQDLTSAGYEVRGWARSSKDLPGVETFAGTEAFNPFLDGVELLINLLPLTHETRGILNRQTFERLANGAALVNVGRGGHLNIEDLQQALARGKLRGALLDVFEQEPLPADHSLWKTPGVTITPHMASAASHDCIAEQIAENFRRLNAGEPLLNSADRLLGY
- a CDS encoding class II aldolase/adducin family protein, producing MSKPAHIDPIEWQARCELAALYRLIAHFRMTDLIDTHITLRIPGPEHHFLINRYGVIFDRMRASDLVRIDQDGHIVDPEYAGHRVNAAGFVIHSAIHMARPDLNCVIHTHTAAGMAVAAQKQGLLPISQHALKFYGKLAYHTYEGIALSLDERERLIADLGPHRAMILRNHGLLVGGSGVAQAFQEIHFLERACQAQVQALAGGCELHFPSPEVCAHTAEQFDRDEQDNIIDLAWEAALTLIESQRESYLS
- a CDS encoding MFS transporter, giving the protein MHTTAQPRRAAAAAFIGTTIEFYDFYIYATAAALVLGQVFFPSSDPVTSTLAAFGSFAVGFIARPMAGMVFGHLGDRLGRKKMLLVTMALMGLATAGIGLLPSYASVGIWAPIGLIVLRLIQGISVGGEWGGAVLMASEHAPAKRKTFYASFAQLGSPAGLLLALIAFRLVTSLSPEDFLAWGWRLPFLASGVLMMVGLMIRSGVHESPEFAKARDNNETAKYPVKDVIRQCWRQILFAAAAVTIGSAGFFFTNTFMITYVTQYQGIPRATILDCLFLVTIIQLLSQPLSALLAERIGEGRFLMLVALLCMVTPYPMFLLVGTQNILLMTLGIAVAVVILSALYAVIAGYMTQAFPVHLRYSGISIAYQLSCAVAGGTTPLIGTLLASKFSGQWLPLAVFFTLLSALSLIGVCGLARLRANPVVLHTSKEVYS
- a CDS encoding LysR family transcriptional regulator → MTSSANPWVGRRFLNDRLDWNLLRTYLVIGQEGSMSRAAARLHITQSAVSQALKRLEEQLDCVLIARSGRRFDLTETGEEVLRIAADIYGDISRLGTVVENRHDDVVGKIRILTVSGVQARHYDEFLADFHETHPKIELEVEVMGSSNIISSLLQKTATIGVGLCRLPQPRLEQRVLFRERYAYFCGQRHRLFGQQNLTLEQLAAENFVSFTSDQLGGNLSPLTLFRDQQGFTGKIVASSTSFEEIYRLICAGFGIGCLPIHLVRRDVEQGLLWRLPPEDGVVDFDIQLLWNREQKMTQAETVFLDSFQHMLSLREPVL